The following proteins are encoded in a genomic region of Phragmites australis chromosome 9, lpPhrAust1.1, whole genome shotgun sequence:
- the LOC133929537 gene encoding protein phosphatase 2C 53-like: MEEAAAAAIGIGAALPLPPIRTAGGGDGGAADASAAGSPCSVASDCSSVATADFEGFAELGSALLLEDLTAATAASFPVAEAAEPRVAGAAARSVFALDCVPLWGLESIRGRRPEMEDAAIVVPRFFDVPLWMVAGDAPIDGLDRASFRLPAHFFGVYDGHGGVQVANYCRERMHSVLVEELGRAEEAVRATDLSTLESKKQWEKAFVDCFSRVDAEVGGNATTAAQPVAPDTVGSTAVAAVVCSSHVIVANCGDSRAVLCRGKQPLPLSVDHKPNREDEYARIEAQGGKVIQWNGYRVLGVLAMSRSIGDRYLKPYIIPVPEVTIVARAKDDECLILASDGLWDVMSNEEVCDAARKRILLWHKKNADASSSAQRSGDSPDHAAEAAAEYLSKLALQKGSKDNITVIVIDLKSQRKFKSKT, encoded by the exons ATGGAGGAGGCTGCCGCCGCGGCAATCGGGATCGGCGCCGCGCTACCCCTGCCGCCGATCAGGACGGCGGGAGGAGGGGATGGGGGTGCGGCCGACGCGTCCGCGGCCGGGAGCCCGTGCTCCGTCGCCAGCGACTGCAGCAGCGTCGCCACCGCAGACTTCGAGGGGTTCGCCGAGCTGGGCTCCGCGCTGTTGCTCGAAGACCTCACTGCCGCAACGGCGGCGTCGTTCCCCGTTGCCGAGGCCGCTGAGCCGAGGGTCGCGGGGGCGGCTGCCAGGAGCGTCTTCGCCCTGGACTGCGTGCCGCTCTGGGGGCTCGAGTCCATACGCGGCCGCCGCCCCGAGATGGAGGACGCCGCCATCGTGGTGCCGCGCTTCTTCGACGTCCCGCTCTGGATGGttgccggcgatgcgccaatCGACGGCCTCGACCGGGCATCGTTCCGCCTCCCCGCACACTTCTTCGGCGTCTACGACGGCCACGGTGGTGTTCAG GTTGCCAATTACTGCCGGGAGAGAATGCATTCGGTACTGGTAGAGGAGCTGGGTAGAGCAGAGGAGGCCGTGCGTGCTACTGACTTAAGCACCCTGGAGTCCAAGAAGCAGTGGGAGAAGGCCTTTGTGGACTGCTTCAGTCGTGTTGATGCAGAAGTGGGAGGGAATGCGACGACCGCAGCCCAGCCTGTGGCTCCAGATACTGTGGGGTCAACAGCGGTGGCCGCAGTTGTTTGCTCGTCACATGTCATTGTTGCCAACTGCGGGGATTCACGTGCGGTGCTCTGCCGGGGCAAGCAGCCCTTGCCGCTATCAGTGGACCATAAA CCAAATAGGGAAGATGAGTATGCGAGGATAGAGGCGCAGGGTGGCAAGGTCATCCAGTGGAATGGCTATCGtgttcttggtgttcttgcCATGTCACGGTCAATTG GGGACAGATACCTGAAGCCATATATAATCCCAGTCCCTGAGGTCACAATTGTCGCCCGCGCAAAAGATGATGAGTGCCTTATTCTTGCAAGTGATGGCCTCTGGGATGTAATGTCAAATGAAGAGGTATGTGATGCTGCTCGCAAGCGGATACTACTGTGGCACAAGAAGAATGCAGATGCCTCATCGTCAGCCCAAAGAAGCGGTGATTCACCGGATCACGCAGCTGAAGCAGCCGCTGAATATTTGTCGAAGCTGGCTCTCCAGAAAGGGAGCAAGGACAACATTACCGTCATTGTAATTGACCTCAAGTCACAAAGGAAGTTCAAGAGCAAAACTTAA